The proteins below are encoded in one region of Delphinus delphis chromosome 4, mDelDel1.2, whole genome shotgun sequence:
- the IGSF5 gene encoding immunoglobulin superfamily member 5 isoform X4, producing the protein MWALKGTVVLSVTPTEPIITNDRFTAMSYEEGGNFISEMIIHDVQLSDAGQIKCSLQNSDRDGSAFLSVQVMGRLFIPEGSLVVMEDKPCNVTCRALGWTPLPRLSWEIGVPVSHSSYYSVREPEDLQSAVSVLALTPQGNGTVTCVAEMKRLHVHESVTVNLTVVQPPLDSIDKPGTTLPAWAIVLLAVSLSLLLILIIVLIIIFCCCVSRREKEESSYQSEIRKSANMKTNKDTSGTKLKSGNENYGYSSDEPWTTSQWPETASLPAKSSESSVPEQRVSRQPYQGSDQHQLGPASRPQVSFNVASPKKVRNVTLV; encoded by the exons TCACCAACGACCGCTTCACCGCCATGAGTTATGAAGAGGGCGGTAACTTCATCTCTGAGATGATAATCCACGACGTACAACTCAGTGATGCAGGGCAAATCAAatgcagcctccagaacagtgaccGGGATGGATCTGCCTTTCTTTCTGTCCAAG ttaTGGGGCGGTTGTTCATTCCTGAAGGCAGTCTAGTAGTCATGGAGGATAAGCCTTGTAATGTGACTTGCCGCGCATTGGGCTGGACCCCACTCCCACGTCTTTCCTGGGAGATTGGGGTTCCAGTGAGCCATTCGAGCTATTACTCCGTCCGGGAGCCTGAGGACCTTCAAAGTGCAGTGAGCGTTCTGGCTCTGACGCCGCAGGGCAATGGCACTGTGACGTGTGTGGCTGAGATGAAGCGGCTGCATGTCCACGAGTCTGTAACTGTAAATCTTACTGTGGTTCAGCCTCCCTTGG ACAGTATTGATAAACCAGGTACAACATTGCCTGCCTGGGCCATAGTTCTACTTGCAGTATCATTGTCATTGCTTTTGATCCTGATCATTGTTCTGATTATAATATTCTGCTGCTGTGTctccaggagagagaaagaag aatcTAGCTATCAAAGTGAAATAAG GAAATCTGCAAATATGAAGACAAACAAAGACACTTCTGGGACAAAGTTAAAAAGCGGGAATGAAAACTATGGCTACAGTTCAGATGAGCCATGGACCACAAGTCAGTGGCCAG AGACTGCTTCTCTCCCTGCAAAGTCCTCTGAATCCAGTGTTCCAGAACAACGTGTCAGTAGGCAACCGTATCAG gGATCTGACCAGCACCAGCTGGGCCCAGCAAGTCGCCCACAGGTTTCCTTTAATGTGGCCAGTCCTAAGAAGGTCAGGAATGTGACTTTGGTATAG